A stretch of the Uranotaenia lowii strain MFRU-FL chromosome 3, ASM2978415v1, whole genome shotgun sequence genome encodes the following:
- the LOC129758012 gene encoding uncharacterized protein LOC129758012, with the protein MILRFLFSLLFVSSTLNFAPVTHGSIITRTIEAQKALIAREEALLEQTKAAVKDAVDGAVDVTRETLANVAEHAINIATFPVRVGSRVIDRSKDLVYNTTQKLWEYSPIQFSISEPKPRAAPVAQDRLDVTPQAAQEEASWTQRLWNTINSLPIIRVVFNTTSNFDAEGPSYEIETNRIQLENEAYA; encoded by the exons ATGATACTGCGGTTTCTATTTTCGCTTCTATTCGTCAGCTCAACCTTAAATTTCGCACCCGTAACACATGGGTCGATAATCACTCGTACAATCGAAGCCCAGAAGGCCCTCATCGCCCGGGAGGAAGCCCTTCTGGAACAGACCAAAGCTGCAGTGAAGGACGCTGTGGATGGTGCCGTGGATGTAACCCGAGAAACGCTGGCAAACGTAGCTGAGCATGCCATCAACATTGCAACGTTTCCGGTCCGAGTGGGAAGCCGTGTGATCGACCGATCTAAGGATCTGGTGTACAACACAACGCAGAAGCTGTGGGAATATTCTCCGATCCAGTTTAGTATCAGTGAGCCTAAGCCACGTGCCGCTCCAGTGGCCCAGGATCGATTGGACGTGACACCCCAAGCAGCGCAAGAGGAAGCATCATGGACCCAGAGACTATGGAACACAATCAACAGTTTGCCCATCATTCGAGTGGTGTTCAATACGACTTCAAATTTCGATGCTGAGGGGCCGAGTTATGA AATTGAAACAAACAGGATTCAGCTTGAAAATGAAGCTTATGCCTAA